From Candidatus Babeliales bacterium:
TTTTATTGTCCCGTTTGCTCTGATCTTATGTTTTTTTCACGGAATGCAGCTTGCATTGCTTTTTCTTCTTTGGTTAATACTTGTTCGCGTACACGAGCCGCTTTACCAATACGTTCTCGAATATAATATAATTTTGCACGCCTTACTTTACCCTTACGAATAAATTTAACGCCAGCAATTAACGGAGAATAATAAGGAAAAATTTTTTCTACTGCAACTGCATTTGCGCCAATTCTACGTACTGTAAAAGTACTTGAAGCACCTTTATTATGCATTGCAATAATGTCACCTTCAAACATCTGAATCCGCTCTTTATCACCTTCTTTAATTAACTGTGATATTGCAATAGTATCTCCAATAGCAAATTTTGGGAAATTTCTTGGAGTAATTCCAAGTTGATGAATAGTTTCTTTAGTGTATTTTTTTGCTTTCATGCTTAATCCTCAGCATTAATCAATATATTGACGCTTATCTTTTTTAACGTTTCAAAACGTTATCATTTTAACTAAAAATTAGATATTTTACTCTTTATTCTAACCGAAAAAAGAAATTATGCCAATCCTAAGGCTGAATATTTATCCCCATCCATCGATCCAATATGATTGCTATCGCTGATCTGACCGATAAATGATTAAAATCAGAAAAGCCTTCTACCGGTATAAGCGTATAATCAGAACGCTCAATGATCTGAGGCGCAAGCCCTTTACCAGTGCCAAATAGCAATAGAACTGGACGATCTTCCTGCCAAATCTTCGATTGATCGTAATAACTAATGGCTCTTTTTTCTTCAACTTCACGCGCTGAAGTAGTAATAATAAGCGGGTCTCTTCCCTCTTTTGTTCGAATAACCTCAATTACTTCGTCAAGATTATTGCGCATCTGTACTAATTGTAGCGCTTGATATCGATGGATATTATATGCTTTGCCTGCCCCTTTTTGCCAAAAATCAATTAACGTATTAACAATTTTTTGTTGATCTAATAGCGGAGTCACTAAAAAATAATTTTCTATGCCATAAGTAGCTGCAGAACGAGC
This genomic window contains:
- the rplS gene encoding 50S ribosomal protein L19, translating into MKAKKYTKETIHQLGITPRNFPKFAIGDTIAISQLIKEGDKERIQMFEGDIIAMHNKGASSTFTVRRIGANAVAVEKIFPYYSPLIAGVKFIRKGKVRRAKLYYIRERIGKAARVREQVLTKEEKAMQAAFREKNIRSEQTGQ